Within the Candidatus Neomarinimicrobiota bacterium genome, the region GACAATCCCGCCGCCAAACCCAACGTGGCCGGCGAACTCTGGATGGTGCACAGCGGCGGCTTCTACCTGGTACAGAAGCAGACCGTGCCCGAGGTGATGCCCCGCACCCTGCACTGGTTCAAGTGGGAGTCGGTCCTCACCTGGCTCAGCGGCATGCTGCTGCTGTTCATGGTCTACTACTTCGGCGGCGCCCTGCTGAACGCTGACTCGGAGCTGAGCACGGCCGCGGCCATCGGTCTGGGCCTGGGCGTGCTGGTAGGGGGCACGGCCGTTTACGATCTGTTGTGGCGCTCCCCCCTGGGCCGCTACGAGTCCGTGGCGGTGACCGCCTCGTTCTTGCTGGTGGTGGCACTGGCCTACGCCCTGGAAGGGGTTTACAGCGGCCGCGGCGTATACATCCACATCGGCGCCCTCTTCGGCACCATCATGACCGCCAATGTCTGGGGACGCATCCTACCTGCCCAGCGCACGATGCTGGCCGGACTCGCCGTAGACCCTGGGCGTAACCGTCTCGGCGAGTCCGGCACATCGAGGCCTGCCAGGGGTGAGGGCCGGCAGGACCCCGCCCTGGCCGCCCGCGCCCGCCGCGCCACAAAGCATAACACCTACCTGTCCGTGCCCATGGTCTTCATCATGATCAGCAGCCACTTCCCGGTCTCAACCTATGGCAGCGGCCACCCCTTGCTGGTGCTGGGGGTACTGATTTTGGTGGGCTGGGCGGCGGCTAAGGTCATGCGCGGCTAAGGGCTCACGGCACCACCAAAAAAAGGCCCCCTGACCGGATGGCCGGGGGCTTCATCGCTGGATGACGGCAGGCTGATCGCTCCGCGCTAATCCTCGGCCACGGGTGGCGCCTGACCCAGCCATCGCTGGTAGTACCGGGCCTGCTGAGCGGTCATCGCGGCGCTGATGGTGAGCTTGTGGGTCCGTTCCTTCTCGTGGTATTCCACCGTCATGGGAACGGTGATCTTCTCGCCGTCGCGAATAAGAGGGAGGTCGACGACGGTACCCTTGGGAACATAGTTGGCGAAAGCATCATACATGAGTCGCCGGTTGAAGCGCGGGTCAATGATGTCCCCCTTCTGCAGGTCCCCTTGGACCTCCCGGCCCACTTTCCTGATAATGAGGGCACCGATAATATTGCGCTTGGCCTTTACATCGTTGTCCGTCACCAGGTTCTTGGGTCGGGGCTCGGTTACCTCGGCCGTATATTTTATGCCAACATGGTCAAGTATCTCGGCATAGGGCAGCTCCTCATGGCCGCCGATGGTGCGGTCGAAGAAGGACTGCAAATCAGGATGGACGTGGGAGACAAACTCGGCAATGAAGGTATTCTCATCGAAAGAGCGATCCACTCCATACTTGGCGGAGAGCTCCCGCAGCACGTCGATGAGCGTTTTCGCTCCATCCGTAAGACGAATAATTTCGATATCCAGCAGCATCCCCAGGATGGCCCCCCGCTCCTGCACGGCGATACGATAGAGTTTTCGATTTTTCCGCTCAAGTATATTTTCCGAATACTCAAGAAAGGTTAGCTCCTCATTGGGAAATTTTTCGGCACGCCTGATTTTCGGCCGGATATCTCGAATCAGGAAATCTTTGGGCGCAACCAGCCCACCCCTCACCGGGATCAGCTTGGCGAAATATTCAGTCACCCCTTCATACAGCCAGATATGCTTCGACATGACGGGGTTTTCATAGTCAAAGTTGCCTACCTGTTGGCTGTGGAGGGTCAAGGGCGTGATAATATGCATAAACTCGTGTGTCGCCGTTGAGGGCATTAGCCGCTCGATCACACGATCCTGATTGGCACCAAAATCAGGGAAAAAGTAGAAGGACGAGGTTTTATGCTCCAGGGCGCCCGACCCCAGAATAGTCTTGTTTTTCAGGATGAACCACAAGACCCGGAGGAGCTGAAAGCGCGGATGGGATGCTATTTCACCCAGGGCGTGGGCGTCCATCTCATAGATGATAAAACTGTAGTTGTCCGCCGGAAGAGAATCGAGAAAATCGCCCACGGCCTCCATTGAGGGTCCGATGACATCATAGTATTGCTGCGCTTTTCCTACGCGCCGAATCTTCGAATCGACACCGATAAGCGCCCTGGTGTTGCGTACTCTGAAGCTCAGCGTGTCGGCTACGCTGAACATGATGGGCGAATCGATCAGGTGGTGATAGTCTTTCGCACGAAACCGAATCATATCCCCGCCCAGCTCCTGCCTGGGCAGCACGGTCTGGGCGTAGAGTGCGGCGGGCCGCTTGAAGGTAGCCTCCACAGGATTGAGCTCCTCTCCACGGAAATAGCCGAAAACACCCGCCGCATTTACCACGAAGTTCCGGCCGGCATCGCCGTTCGTCCCTGCCATGGGCATGACCCGGTTACGCACCAGGCGGGCGTCCCAGGTATCGGCGACCCAGTAGGAGATGGTCGCTAAGCGCTGGGCATGCTTGATCATGAATGCATTCTTGCCCCTCCGCCTGACCCTGAGACGTTTGCCGTCGGCATCAAAGGCCCGCAGTCTTTTGATATATTTGCCATAGTCTGCGACCCTGTAGGTGCCCGGGATCATCCTGGGAAATAGAAACGCGAGCTCCTCGCCGCCCGTCTCCGGAGCAAAATCAGAGGCGTCCAGAATCACCTTGTAGCGGTCCAGCACCACCCTCGTCAGGTCGGCTTCGTAACGATAGACCTTTTCACCGGCGGTGAGGGACACCCCACTTACCAACAGCAAAATGGGCAGGAACCGTTTCAATCCTAAGGTGCTAGACATGCGGACTCCTGTGGAATTTTCAAAAAGGGCAAGGCACATTGCCCGCACTCCTCCCGGGCGGCTTGCCACCTTGCACTGTCCTATTGACTTTCGGCCAGCCAAAAAGGTTGCCATGCGGTGGTTAGCCACGACCTTACTCATTGTGCCCCCAGTACCTTCACCACAGCATCCACAAACCGGCGGTCCAGCTCACGAAGTGAGCGCCGGTTGCCGGCCCGGCTCGGTTTCAGCACCGATAAATCTACTCCGTACATCTGGGGTGGGAATCATGCACACAGCTCTTTTGCCAAACAGCTGGTAGCGGTTGCTCGCGAATACTTTATAGACATAATCACGTAACGGTTTGGGCACAATTTTGAACACTCGCAATAGAAA harbors:
- a CDS encoding urate hydroxylase PuuD translates to MDLNLADWLHLAARWFHVILGITWIGQTYLFNWLERRLAPPDNPAAKPNVAGELWMVHSGGFYLVQKQTVPEVMPRTLHWFKWESVLTWLSGMLLLFMVYYFGGALLNADSELSTAAAIGLGLGVLVGGTAVYDLLWRSPLGRYESVAVTASFLLVVALAYALEGVYSGRGVYIHIGALFGTIMTANVWGRILPAQRTMLAGLAVDPGRNRLGESGTSRPARGEGRQDPALAARARRATKHNTYLSVPMVFIMISSHFPVSTYGSGHPLLVLGVLILVGWAAAKVMRG